A genomic segment from Pseudomonas mendocina encodes:
- a CDS encoding methyl-accepting chemotaxis protein, with the protein MILSLRLRSKVLLLALGPICLLTLLLSSIAFVVLGNLADHQEAQTRAKLVADRKAEIKQYVELALNAIAPLYQASADGDMAARAQAVEVLKRLSYGADGYFWGYDSNVRRVLQGNTNDRIGEDFSGYRDPNGIYAIRELVRAGTDGSHYVDYSFVLGDGKVLVPKVGYSHHLPKWKMVFGTSVNLDGVERDVQAARAQFQESVDRLLMVMAGSAIGLLLVLALLSLPLAASITKPVQLIKSKLDDMAAGEGDLTQRLPVTSQDELGELATSFNAFVAKIHALVQQVSVTTDQLFGLVGGVSSQAQRSEQAMAGQRHETDQVATAINEMSAAAHEVAQSAQRAAEAARETDQQGHEAKRVVDGSIAHIHDLVGEVRSSSESLDSLRRDVQGIVSVLEVIRAIADQTNLLALNAAIEAARAGEAGRGFAVVADEVRALASRTQQSTGEIQGMIDRLQNATSEAVAAMQRASQMGDSTREQASHAGEALDSIAVLIGTINSMNAQIASAAEEQTAVAEEINRSVHQIAVAVDEVASDAAQGAQAARDLDGLGGRLQGLVGQFRV; encoded by the coding sequence ATGATCCTCTCTCTGCGTCTGCGTTCCAAAGTGCTGCTGCTGGCTTTGGGGCCTATCTGCCTGTTGACCCTGTTGCTCAGCTCCATCGCTTTCGTCGTTCTCGGTAACCTGGCCGATCATCAGGAGGCCCAGACCCGGGCCAAGCTGGTGGCGGACCGCAAGGCCGAGATCAAGCAATACGTCGAGCTGGCGCTCAATGCTATTGCCCCGCTGTACCAGGCGTCCGCCGACGGTGACATGGCCGCGCGCGCCCAGGCTGTCGAGGTGCTGAAGCGGCTGTCTTATGGCGCGGATGGTTACTTCTGGGGCTACGACAGCAACGTCCGTCGCGTGCTGCAGGGCAATACCAATGACCGCATCGGCGAGGATTTCAGCGGCTACCGCGACCCCAACGGTATCTACGCCATTCGTGAGCTGGTGCGAGCCGGCACCGATGGCAGCCATTACGTCGACTACAGCTTCGTCCTCGGCGACGGCAAGGTGTTGGTGCCCAAGGTCGGTTATTCGCATCACCTGCCCAAGTGGAAGATGGTCTTTGGCACCTCGGTCAATCTCGACGGCGTGGAGCGCGACGTCCAGGCTGCGCGTGCGCAGTTTCAGGAGAGCGTCGACCGTCTGCTGATGGTCATGGCGGGCTCTGCCATTGGTCTGCTGCTGGTGCTGGCCCTGTTGTCCCTGCCGCTGGCGGCATCGATCACCAAGCCGGTGCAGCTGATCAAGAGCAAGCTCGATGACATGGCTGCCGGGGAGGGGGACCTGACCCAGCGCCTGCCGGTCACCAGCCAGGACGAGCTGGGGGAACTGGCAACCTCCTTCAATGCCTTCGTCGCCAAGATTCATGCACTGGTGCAGCAGGTGTCGGTGACCACCGATCAGCTGTTCGGTCTGGTCGGCGGCGTATCCAGCCAGGCCCAGCGTTCCGAACAGGCCATGGCCGGGCAGCGCCATGAGACCGATCAGGTCGCCACTGCCATCAACGAGATGTCCGCTGCGGCCCATGAGGTGGCGCAGAGTGCCCAGCGCGCCGCCGAGGCTGCGCGTGAGACGGACCAGCAGGGGCACGAGGCCAAGCGGGTGGTCGATGGCAGCATCGCCCACATCCATGATCTGGTGGGGGAGGTGCGCAGCAGCAGTGAGTCACTGGACAGCCTGCGCCGTGATGTACAGGGCATCGTCAGTGTGCTGGAGGTGATCCGCGCGATCGCCGACCAGACCAACCTGCTGGCCCTCAATGCCGCCATCGAGGCAGCGCGCGCGGGCGAGGCTGGGCGTGGTTTCGCCGTGGTCGCAGATGAAGTGCGCGCCCTGGCCAGCCGCACTCAGCAGAGCACGGGCGAGATCCAGGGCATGATCGATCGTCTGCAGAATGCGACCAGCGAGGCGGTGGCGGCTATGCAGCGTGCCAGCCAGATGGGTGACAGCACCCGTGAGCAGGCCAGCCATGCCGGCGAGGCGCTGGACAGCATCGCGGTGTTGATCGGCACCATCAACTCGATGAACGCGCAGATCGCCAGCGCTGCCGAAGAGCAGACGGCCGTGGCCGAAGAGATCAACCGCAGCGTGCATCAGATCGCCGTCGCGGTGGACGAAGTCGCCAGCGACGCGGCGCAGGGTGCGCAGGCCGCTCGCGACCTCGACGGCCTGGGTGGGCGTCTGCAGGGGCTGGTCGGCCAGTTCCGCGTCTGA
- a CDS encoding cyanate transporter, whose protein sequence is MKRENLLLIAIILLGLNLRPVLAAIGPLLDRIQLDTGLDHVGASLLTSLPVVIMGLGALASGPLRRRLGDSAGIFLGTLLIAFACLLRGLLPDGNTLIISALLAGAGIAFVQALLPGLIKSRFAADSGRLIGFYSCAIMAGAAFGAAFTPWLAQSVGWSWALAGWALPALLGAALWRRAAPAKPAAAPIATPPLAPWRWPRAWLLMSFFGIGTAGYTLVLAWLPPYYTALGWSAQASGLLLAALTLCEVVAGLLLSSLLSRFPDRRPLLALVLLSLLAGLIVLQLAPQTLVVLVALLLGVGIGGLFPLSLVVAQDHLEDPQQTGELLAFVQGGGYLIAACAPVLAGVLRRYSTDLSLSWQLMALATVLLMAMAVRFSPNHQRRPLGVATD, encoded by the coding sequence ATGAAGCGCGAGAATCTGTTGCTGATCGCCATCATCCTGCTCGGTCTGAACCTGCGCCCGGTACTGGCAGCCATCGGCCCGCTACTCGACCGCATCCAGCTCGATACCGGCCTGGATCATGTCGGCGCCAGCCTGCTGACCAGCCTGCCCGTGGTCATCATGGGGCTGGGGGCGCTGGCCTCCGGCCCGCTGCGTCGACGCCTTGGCGACAGCGCGGGCATTTTCCTCGGCACCCTGCTGATCGCCTTCGCCTGCCTGCTGCGTGGCCTGCTGCCCGACGGCAATACGCTGATCATCAGCGCCTTGCTCGCCGGTGCCGGCATCGCCTTCGTTCAGGCGCTGTTGCCTGGCCTGATCAAGTCGCGCTTCGCCGCAGACAGTGGCCGCCTGATCGGTTTCTACAGCTGCGCGATCATGGCCGGTGCCGCTTTCGGTGCAGCGTTCACGCCCTGGCTGGCGCAGTCGGTGGGCTGGTCCTGGGCACTGGCGGGCTGGGCACTGCCGGCCCTGCTCGGCGCGGCGCTATGGCGTCGTGCAGCGCCGGCCAAGCCGGCAGCTGCACCAATCGCCACACCACCGCTCGCGCCCTGGCGCTGGCCCAGGGCCTGGCTGCTGATGAGCTTCTTCGGCATTGGCACGGCCGGCTATACCCTGGTGCTGGCCTGGCTACCACCCTATTACACGGCTCTGGGCTGGAGCGCTCAGGCCAGTGGCCTGCTGCTGGCGGCGCTGACGCTGTGCGAGGTGGTCGCCGGCCTGCTGCTCTCAAGCCTGCTGTCTCGCTTCCCGGATAGACGCCCCTTGCTGGCGCTGGTGCTGCTGTCGCTTCTCGCCGGCCTGATAGTCCTGCAGCTGGCGCCGCAGACACTGGTGGTACTCGTCGCCCTGCTGCTGGGTGTCGGGATCGGCGGTCTGTTCCCGCTGTCGCTGGTCGTCGCCCAGGATCACCTGGAAGACCCGCAGCAGACGGGCGAGCTGCTGGCCTTCGTCCAGGGTGGCGGCTACCTGATTGCAGCGTGCGCGCCGGTGCTGGCGGGCGTGCTGCGCCGCTACAGCACGGACCTGAGCCTGAGCTGGCAGCTGATGGCACTGGCAACCGTGCTGCTGATGGCCATGGCCGTGCGCTTCAGCCCCAATCACCAACGCCGCCCCCTGGGCGTCGCGACGGACTGA